From Macaca mulatta isolate MMU2019108-1 chromosome 3, T2T-MMU8v2.0, whole genome shotgun sequence, the proteins below share one genomic window:
- the C1GALT1 gene encoding glycoprotein-N-acetylgalactosamine 3-beta-galactosyltransferase 1 isoform X3 translates to MSEIHFREMASKSWLNFLTFLCGSAIGFLLCSQLFSILLGEQGDIQPNVLHNDPHARHSDDNGQNHLEGEMNFNADSSQHKDENTDIAENLYQKVKILCWVMTGPQNLEKKAKHVKATWAQRCNKVLFMSSEENKDFPAVGLKTKEGRDQLYWKTIKAFQYVHEHYLEDADWFLKADDDTYVILDNLRWLLSKYDPEEPIYFGRRFKPYVKQGYMSGGAGYVLSKEALKRFVDAFKTDKCTHSSSIEDLALGRCMEIINVEAGDSRDTTGKETFHPFVPEHHLIKGYLPRTFWYWNYNYYPPVEISTYLT, encoded by the exons AAATACACTTTCGGGAAATGGCCTCTAAATCCTGGCTGAATTTTTTAACCTTCCTCTGTGGATCAGCAATAGGATTTCTTTTATGTTCCCAGCTATTTAGTATTTTGTTGGGAGAACAGGGTGACATCCAGCCTAATGTTCTTCATAATGATCCTCATGCGAGGCATTCAGATGATAATGGACAGAATCATCTAGAAGGAGAAATGAACTTCAATGCAGATTCTAGCCAACATAAAG atgaGAACACAGACATCGCTGAAAACCTCTATCAGAAAGTTAAAATTCTTTGCTGGGTTATGACCGGCCCTCAAAACCTAGAGAAAAAGGCCAAACATGTCAAAGCTACATGGGCCCAGCGTTGTAACAAAGTGTTGTTTATgagttcagaagaaaataaagacttcCCTGCTGTGGGATTGAAAACCAAAGAAGGCAGAGATCAACTATACTGGAAAACAATTAAAGCTTTTCAGTATGTTCATGAACATTATTTAGAAGATGCTGATTGGTTTTTGAAAGCAGATGATGACACATATGTCATACTAGACAATTTGAGGTGGCTTCTTTCGAAATACGACCCTGAAGAACCCATTTACTTTGGGAGAAGATTTAAGCCCTATGTAAAACAGGGCTACATGAGTGGAGGAGCAGGATATGTACTAAGCAAAGAAGCCTTGAAAAGATTTGTTGATGCATTTAAAACAGACAAGTGTACACATAGTTCCTCCATTGAAGACTTAGCACTGGGGAGATGCATGGAAATTATAAATGTAGAAGCAGGAGATTCCAGAGATACCACTGGAAAAGAAACTTTTCATCCCTTTGTGCCAGAACACCATTTAATTAAAGGTTATCTACCTAGAACCTTTTGGTACTGGAATTACAACTATTATCCTCCTGTAGAG